In Zunongwangia profunda SM-A87, the following proteins share a genomic window:
- a CDS encoding glycoside hydrolase family 30 protein produces the protein MKKILITIVIAATLIGCSDDDQKSYPPPTTGGSGNEVGTAQIWVTSGDESRLLSAQDHLSIIDNKETSYPSITINETEQMQEIEGFGAALTGSSAYVINNLSTAQKNSLLSDLFDVESGAGMSYLRLTIGASDFSLEDFTYDDMPQGQEDPNLDNFSIAHDEMHVIPVANDILSINPEVKFMGSPWSAPAWMKDNESLYGGKLEEQWYATYANYFVEYIQAFENHGIPIDAITPQNEPLHTSGYPTMRMEAQEQANFIKNALGPAFEGANISTKIIAYDHNFDEAGYPMTVLGDGEANPYVSGSAFHAYAGDVSAMSQVHNAYPDKGLYFTEISGGEWSIDFSSNLRWYVQNILMGSTKNWSKNALFWNLALNENHGPTNNGCQDCRGVVTINSSGEIEKNEEYYAIAHFSKFVRPGAHRIGSSNFDDNSGLDGIAFQNPDGSKALIVLNETPTSKTFSVIMGENRFDYTLSSESVATITWE, from the coding sequence ATGAAGAAGATATTAATAACTATAGTAATTGCAGCTACATTAATTGGCTGTTCAGATGATGATCAGAAAAGTTACCCGCCACCAACAACCGGTGGTAGCGGTAACGAAGTTGGAACGGCACAAATTTGGGTTACCAGTGGCGATGAGAGCAGGTTGCTTTCAGCACAAGATCATCTAAGTATTATTGATAATAAGGAGACATCATACCCTTCCATCACAATTAATGAAACTGAACAAATGCAGGAAATAGAAGGGTTCGGAGCAGCTTTAACCGGTTCTTCTGCTTATGTGATTAATAATTTAAGTACTGCACAAAAAAACAGTTTGCTTTCCGATTTGTTTGATGTAGAAAGTGGAGCGGGAATGAGTTATTTACGATTAACCATTGGAGCTTCAGATTTTTCCTTGGAAGATTTTACTTACGACGATATGCCGCAAGGACAGGAGGATCCTAACCTGGATAATTTTTCTATTGCCCATGATGAAATGCATGTAATTCCCGTAGCAAATGATATTTTAAGTATTAACCCGGAAGTAAAATTTATGGGAAGTCCTTGGAGTGCTCCTGCTTGGATGAAAGATAATGAAAGTTTATACGGAGGAAAATTAGAAGAACAATGGTATGCAACCTACGCCAATTATTTTGTTGAATACATTCAGGCTTTTGAAAATCATGGAATTCCAATTGATGCGATTACTCCACAAAATGAACCTCTACATACTTCAGGTTATCCAACCATGCGTATGGAAGCTCAGGAGCAAGCTAACTTTATAAAAAATGCATTAGGACCTGCTTTTGAAGGAGCAAATATTTCAACAAAAATTATTGCTTACGATCATAATTTTGATGAAGCAGGTTACCCAATGACCGTCTTAGGCGATGGAGAAGCTAATCCTTACGTCTCAGGCAGTGCATTTCACGCTTATGCCGGAGATGTTAGTGCGATGTCACAAGTTCACAATGCTTACCCAGACAAAGGACTTTATTTTACGGAAATTTCCGGAGGAGAATGGAGTATCGATTTTTCCAGCAACCTAAGATGGTATGTTCAGAATATTTTAATGGGTTCTACCAAAAACTGGTCTAAAAACGCTTTGTTTTGGAATTTGGCCCTCAATGAAAATCATGGACCTACCAATAATGGTTGCCAAGATTGTAGAGGAGTGGTTACCATTAATTCTTCAGGAGAAATAGAAAAAAATGAAGAATACTATGCGATAGCTCATTTTTCAAAATTTGTAAGACCGGGTGCACATCGAATTGGCTCTTCAAATTTTGATGATAATTCAGGCTTAGACGGTATTGCTTTTCAGAATCCTGATGGGAGTAAAGCATTAATAGTACTTAATGAAACTCCAACTTCAAAGACATTTTCTGTGATTATGGGAGAGAATAGATTTGATTATACCCTTTCTTCAGAAAGTGTAGCCACCATCACGTGGGAATAA
- a CDS encoding RagB/SusD family nutrient uptake outer membrane protein codes for MKNIKQYIMISLVAGTLVSCNDELDIKPISEETAASAYATGPQIQAALTGVYESFQSSDYYIWDRVIYQDVRSDNHYAGGDNPEIYQFDRIDITPTNGRIYGMWGNVYNAISKANVVLENAPLVENRITEEEREHILGQAYFLRAYHYFTLVKNFGDVPLYLEFISTTDPSMTRKPRASVDEVYTQIMADLEEALTRLPDDYGNDASVNKARATKGAANALLAKVYAQMPNPDYNKVLEHTNAVINSPAGYTLLANYAELFDGNHYNNSESILEIQFLGGDEGNWAPQMQLPPSISGDSWRKFVTPSKDLVAAFDAEGDNIRKNATVLFEKVSWIDEYWGNAPNSSVAFAYKWKNASAWASADNEYLLRLADIILLKAEALNELGQTDQAVELVNIIRNRAELEPLTAGETASQNTMREAILKERRLELAQEAKRWDDLIRYNKAIEVMNSVDDIDLSTGQPVNYSVTEKDLLLPIPQNEIDRNPNLTQNPGY; via the coding sequence ATGAAAAATATAAAGCAATACATAATGATTTCATTAGTAGCAGGAACTTTGGTTTCCTGTAATGATGAACTGGACATAAAACCAATTTCTGAAGAAACAGCAGCCTCAGCCTACGCTACAGGTCCGCAAATACAGGCGGCATTAACAGGGGTGTATGAATCTTTTCAATCTTCAGATTATTATATCTGGGATAGGGTGATCTATCAGGATGTAAGATCGGATAATCACTATGCAGGTGGTGACAATCCCGAAATTTATCAATTTGACCGTATAGATATCACACCCACAAACGGCAGAATTTACGGGATGTGGGGAAATGTTTATAACGCCATATCCAAAGCCAATGTCGTTTTAGAAAATGCCCCCTTAGTAGAAAATAGAATCACCGAAGAAGAACGTGAACACATTTTAGGGCAGGCTTATTTTTTACGGGCTTATCATTATTTTACCCTTGTAAAAAATTTTGGTGATGTACCATTATACCTGGAGTTTATAAGCACTACCGACCCTTCGATGACTAGAAAACCAAGAGCCTCGGTAGACGAAGTGTATACCCAAATCATGGCCGATTTAGAGGAAGCTTTAACGCGCTTACCCGATGATTATGGTAATGACGCGAGCGTAAATAAAGCCAGAGCCACAAAAGGCGCAGCGAATGCACTTTTAGCCAAAGTTTATGCACAAATGCCAAATCCAGATTACAACAAAGTTTTAGAGCACACCAACGCAGTAATTAACAGCCCTGCAGGGTATACCCTACTCGCTAATTATGCCGAATTATTTGATGGAAATCATTATAATAATTCAGAATCTATTTTAGAAATTCAGTTTTTAGGAGGCGACGAAGGAAACTGGGCGCCACAAATGCAATTACCGCCTTCTATTAGTGGTGACAGCTGGAGAAAATTTGTCACTCCGTCTAAAGATTTAGTGGCGGCTTTTGATGCCGAAGGTGATAACATTCGTAAAAATGCAACCGTACTTTTTGAAAAAGTTTCCTGGATCGATGAGTATTGGGGAAATGCCCCTAACAGTAGTGTTGCTTTTGCATATAAATGGAAAAATGCCAGCGCCTGGGCAAGTGCAGATAACGAATACTTACTTCGCTTAGCCGATATCATATTACTAAAAGCCGAAGCTTTAAACGAATTAGGGCAAACAGACCAAGCTGTAGAACTAGTGAATATCATTAGAAATCGAGCTGAATTAGAGCCGCTAACTGCAGGAGAAACAGCCTCTCAAAATACAATGAGGGAAGCTATTTTAAAAGAGCGGCGATTAGAACTTGCTCAAGAAGCTAAACGTTGGGACGATTTAATTAGATATAACAAAGCTATTGAAGTTATGAATAGTGTAGATGATATCGATTTAAGTACTGGCCAACCGGTAAATTACAGTGTAACCGAAAAAGATCTGTTATTACCAATTCCCCAAAACGAGATCGATAGAAACCCTAATCTTACACAAAATCCTGGATACTAA
- a CDS encoding glycoside hydrolase family 30 protein codes for MKKILQQYTGVALGFLLMASMHSCKDSKTISSKEKNRPVGKVYVTTLDQSQLLAESELYQTQSKSSEQLPVIQINPGKTYQKMDGFGYTLTGGSAMHIHNMKDDARHALLKELFGRDASSIGVSYLRISIGASDLDEAPFSYDDLAEGETDKNLEHFSLANDTLHLIPVLKEIIKIQPNIKILGSPWSPPKWMKTNNDTRGGSLKEEFYDSYARYFVKYIEAMKAEGITIDAITVQNEPLHPGNNPSLLMEAEQQKEFVKNHLGPVFEENNINTKIIVYDHNADRPDYPITILNDSVAAQYIDGAAFHLYGGEVDAISKVHEAHPDKNLYFTEQWVGAPGDFAKEMNWHTENLIIGATRNWCKTVLEWNLAADENQEPHTDRGGCDRCLGAITIKGDKVIREPAYYIIAQASKFVTPGSVRIESNLLKDLPNVAFRTPKGTIVVIVQNKNKKEQSFLFQLENETLEVKLPAQSVGTYVI; via the coding sequence ATGAAAAAAATACTTCAACAATATACAGGAGTAGCTTTAGGATTTTTACTAATGGCCAGTATGCATTCTTGTAAAGATTCTAAAACAATTTCCTCAAAAGAAAAAAACAGACCCGTAGGTAAGGTTTATGTTACAACGCTCGATCAATCCCAATTATTAGCCGAAAGTGAACTTTATCAAACCCAAAGTAAAAGTTCAGAACAATTACCGGTCATCCAAATTAATCCAGGGAAAACCTATCAGAAAATGGATGGCTTTGGGTATACCTTAACCGGCGGTAGCGCGATGCATATCCACAACATGAAGGATGATGCACGTCACGCTTTATTAAAAGAATTATTTGGAAGAGATGCTAGTAGTATTGGAGTGAGCTATTTACGTATAAGTATTGGCGCTTCAGATTTAGACGAAGCACCATTTTCCTATGATGATTTAGCGGAAGGTGAAACCGATAAAAACCTCGAACATTTTTCTTTAGCAAACGATACACTTCATTTAATTCCGGTGCTAAAAGAAATTATTAAAATTCAGCCGAATATTAAAATTTTAGGTTCTCCTTGGTCACCACCAAAATGGATGAAAACCAATAACGATACTCGCGGTGGAAGCTTAAAAGAAGAATTTTACGATAGTTATGCCAGGTATTTTGTTAAATATATTGAAGCTATGAAGGCTGAAGGGATTACTATTGATGCAATTACGGTACAAAACGAACCTTTACATCCCGGTAACAATCCGAGTTTGTTAATGGAAGCCGAACAGCAAAAAGAATTTGTAAAAAATCATTTAGGACCGGTTTTCGAAGAAAATAATATCAACACCAAGATTATTGTTTACGACCATAATGCCGATCGTCCCGATTACCCTATCACGATTTTAAACGATTCGGTTGCCGCCCAATACATTGATGGTGCTGCTTTTCATTTATACGGTGGTGAAGTTGATGCCATTTCTAAAGTACACGAAGCGCACCCGGATAAAAATTTGTATTTCACCGAACAATGGGTAGGAGCTCCCGGTGATTTTGCCAAAGAAATGAATTGGCATACCGAAAATTTAATTATTGGGGCTACCAGAAACTGGTGTAAAACAGTTTTGGAGTGGAACCTTGCTGCCGACGAAAATCAAGAGCCCCATACCGATCGGGGTGGTTGTGATCGTTGTTTAGGCGCTATCACTATTAAAGGTGATAAAGTTATAAGAGAACCGGCATATTATATTATAGCTCAGGCTTCAAAATTTGTAACTCCGGGCTCTGTAAGAATTGAATCTAACCTACTCAAAGATTTACCAAATGTAGCTTTTAGGACTCCTAAAGGTACGATTGTAGTGATTGTACAGAATAAAAATAAAAAAGAACAATCGTTTCTGTTTCAATTAGAAAATGAAACCCTCGAAGTGAAATTACCAGCACAATCCGTTGGTACATATGTCATTTAA
- a CDS encoding SusC/RagA family TonB-linked outer membrane protein produces the protein MKTIEIIKIYNMGLKNYLLFCFSLIGFYAWSQKEITGTVKEEATGLPIPGVNVIVKGTANGVVTDFDGNYSINASSNDILAFSYVGFLSQEITVGNKTSINVSLAENAEALSEIIVIGYGAQKREDITGAVGVINADETFEDRPNNDLGSLIQGQAAGVQVLKSSGKPSAGFNIRVRGTSSIDGNSDPLYVIDGVPTQDTRSLNPSDIESISILKDASSAAIYGAQGANGVVLITTKQGKSEKAAFQFDSYVGISEVWKTQKVLNAEQYRDLMTELGKNTDWSQYNQNTDWQDKIFEEGLSQNYQLAVSGNNNGTQYYISGGYLSQEGAVRSAEMERYSFKTNLSKEINSWIKIGTNINYTHYTDVDVTDNSAVNQGGVLLGVLATPPNIGIYREDGSYTSNPFQDWENPFSSTDAADRRYKNQRLLGNIYTEVKFLKDFTFKTNFGIDFNADRNDYFLDPFTTSYGRATNGIGRYNTNINNYFIWDNTLRYNHSFGDHKLEALVGSVFQKNRWENSSIERRNFASAEITTPGAGSEIISANAGKSEKTNASFISRINYDFKKRYLLTANFRADGSSSFGPANKWGYFPSFSAGWRISREAFLEDVENLSELKLRAGWGIVGNDTGGYAYLARVGSGGNYPIGGQTMPGTYPVTIANDDLKWEESEQTNIGIDLGLYNGNITFSVDAYLKKNYDLLLNNPLPTGTGFSSAIQNVGEIQNKGLEFQLNTVNITTDNFSWTTSANLSLNRNEAKYIVGQVITRGDVASRGNVSLIKEGKALGTFYGYQWGGVDPQTGDVYYIDQNGESTFNPTADDRRIIGDPNPDFIYSLGNTLSYKDFSLNIFLQGSQGNDVFNATRLQMEAMVDSKNQLASVNNRWRQPGDITNIPRALEGDTKNSRLSTHYVEDGSYLRFKAVSLSYNLPAPLLNKLNLSTLKLYLTGENLITITDYSGFDPEVNAFGGNTAVQGVDFGTYPQTRNVILGMNVRF, from the coding sequence ATGAAAACGATTGAAATCATTAAAATTTATAATATGGGATTAAAGAATTATTTACTTTTTTGTTTTTCCTTAATTGGATTTTATGCCTGGTCACAAAAAGAGATTACAGGAACAGTTAAAGAGGAAGCTACGGGCTTACCTATACCTGGTGTAAATGTTATTGTAAAAGGAACAGCGAACGGCGTGGTCACCGATTTTGACGGAAATTATAGTATTAATGCATCCTCTAACGACATTTTGGCTTTTTCTTATGTTGGTTTTTTATCTCAAGAAATTACGGTAGGTAATAAAACGAGTATAAATGTAAGTTTAGCAGAAAATGCCGAAGCCTTATCCGAAATTATAGTTATTGGCTACGGTGCTCAAAAAAGAGAGGATATTACCGGTGCAGTGGGGGTCATTAATGCTGATGAAACTTTTGAGGATCGGCCTAACAATGATTTGGGATCATTAATACAGGGACAGGCAGCCGGTGTTCAGGTTTTAAAAAGTTCTGGAAAACCTTCTGCAGGTTTTAATATTAGGGTACGTGGAACCAGTTCTATAGATGGTAATAGTGACCCATTATATGTGATTGATGGTGTTCCTACACAGGATACCCGCTCTTTAAACCCATCGGATATTGAAAGCATATCCATATTAAAAGATGCTTCATCTGCCGCTATCTATGGTGCGCAGGGAGCCAACGGTGTGGTTTTAATAACCACAAAACAGGGAAAATCTGAAAAGGCTGCATTTCAGTTTGATTCCTATGTCGGTATTTCTGAAGTATGGAAAACCCAAAAAGTTTTAAATGCAGAACAGTATCGCGATTTAATGACCGAATTAGGCAAAAACACTGATTGGAGCCAGTACAACCAAAATACAGATTGGCAGGATAAAATTTTTGAAGAAGGATTATCTCAAAATTATCAGTTAGCCGTTTCTGGAAATAATAACGGAACGCAATATTATATTTCGGGAGGTTACCTTAGTCAGGAAGGCGCGGTAAGAAGTGCTGAAATGGAACGTTATAGTTTTAAAACCAATTTATCCAAAGAAATAAATAGCTGGATAAAGATTGGTACCAATATCAATTACACCCATTATACAGATGTAGATGTGACCGATAATTCTGCGGTTAATCAAGGTGGGGTTTTATTAGGAGTATTAGCTACCCCTCCAAATATAGGGATATATAGAGAAGACGGTTCTTATACCAGTAACCCATTTCAGGATTGGGAAAATCCGTTTTCAAGCACAGATGCTGCAGATAGGAGATATAAAAACCAAAGATTATTGGGAAATATTTATACCGAAGTGAAATTCTTAAAAGACTTTACTTTTAAAACCAATTTCGGAATCGATTTTAATGCAGACCGTAATGATTATTTCCTGGATCCATTTACCACTAGTTACGGGCGTGCGACCAACGGTATTGGACGTTATAATACAAATATTAATAATTACTTTATATGGGACAATACCCTTAGATATAACCACAGCTTTGGGGATCATAAACTGGAAGCCCTTGTAGGGAGTGTTTTCCAGAAAAACCGATGGGAAAACAGTAGCATCGAAAGAAGAAATTTTGCCAGTGCAGAAATTACTACTCCGGGAGCCGGATCTGAAATCATAAGCGCGAATGCCGGCAAAAGCGAAAAAACAAATGCGTCGTTTATTTCCAGAATAAACTATGACTTCAAAAAAAGATACTTATTAACAGCCAATTTTAGAGCTGATGGCTCTAGTTCTTTTGGGCCTGCTAACAAATGGGGATATTTTCCATCCTTCTCTGCCGGATGGAGAATTTCCAGAGAGGCTTTCCTGGAAGATGTAGAAAATTTATCTGAACTAAAACTAAGAGCCGGCTGGGGGATCGTTGGTAACGACACCGGAGGTTATGCATATCTTGCAAGGGTAGGATCTGGAGGAAATTACCCTATTGGAGGGCAAACAATGCCGGGAACTTACCCCGTCACTATTGCGAATGACGATTTAAAATGGGAAGAATCTGAGCAAACGAATATCGGTATAGATTTAGGTTTATACAATGGGAATATTACCTTTTCTGTAGATGCATATTTAAAAAAGAACTACGACCTTCTTTTAAATAATCCGCTACCAACCGGAACCGGATTTAGTTCTGCCATCCAAAACGTAGGGGAAATTCAAAATAAAGGATTGGAATTTCAATTAAACACGGTAAACATAACTACAGATAATTTCTCGTGGACCACTTCTGCAAATCTTTCCTTAAACCGAAATGAGGCTAAATATATTGTTGGGCAGGTAATTACCCGAGGGGATGTGGCCAGTAGAGGTAATGTAAGTTTAATTAAAGAAGGAAAAGCCTTAGGTACATTTTACGGGTATCAATGGGGCGGTGTAGATCCACAAACAGGAGATGTTTATTACATCGATCAAAATGGCGAAAGTACATTTAATCCTACAGCAGATGATCGACGAATTATTGGCGACCCTAACCCAGATTTTATTTATAGTTTGGGGAATACGCTATCCTATAAAGATTTCAGTTTAAATATTTTCTTACAGGGATCTCAAGGGAATGATGTCTTTAATGCAACCCGTTTACAGATGGAAGCAATGGTAGACTCTAAAAACCAATTAGCTTCTGTAAATAATAGATGGAGACAACCGGGAGATATTACTAATATCCCAAGAGCTTTAGAAGGTGATACCAAAAACTCAAGACTTTCAACACACTATGTTGAGGATGGTTCATATTTAAGATTTAAAGCGGTAAGCTTAAGCTATAATCTTCCCGCACCACTGCTGAATAAATTGAATCTAAGCACATTGAAGCTCTATTTAACAGGCGAGAATTTAATTACGATTACAGATTATTCCGGTTTTGATCCTGAAGTTAATGCCTTTGGAGGCAATACAGCAGTACAGGGGGTAGACTTTGGTACCTATCCGCAAACCAGAAACGTAATTTTAGGAATGAATGTTAGATTTTAA
- a CDS encoding SusE domain-containing protein, giving the protein MKKYYSYILICLSVFGLLSCENDDNLDPIGNWELSQPELISPEEGEELLLQEDRANEKFYFEWQEAVSTAGFQVRYELQIDTLGSEDHDSPIISVKSDNNGKATSASIQASDLDLALSYAGYPANESSELEWTVVAICQDTKTYATRTLSVTRFENEYVPNQLFIAGSATEVGNDISAAIPMRNLQNASGAATSIFEAYTSLEAGQTFSIYSRQELPAHIYGGEEGVIEKNGNPIAVEESGEYRITVNLNDNTYTLWKIEHWSIVGSVIPNAWDGDEPLEYMGNGVWETTMFLTVPNGETTGAFVFRANQDWGYLLKRIQGTSNELYMESQAGEAGINIEDIPLNNSGEFTVTLDLSGDTYTYNLESNLSAPSETPSSLFLLENGTSIAQFSLEGDTFTSAYLPLQAGVSYSLNSAEDGTGTSYFTSNIIGATDSPDGDSVAAGMSFVEGAGEFSVDHDQAYKLTFNFATGSGSWQYYNLKLFHWDPSNWDGRNEFAMTYVHPMQFTTTQNLEAGYNLKFNSPWDVQFGTPEGGDNSLMSGALVNGGGDLNPITQSGSYQANITVDTTYSNATFEIIAE; this is encoded by the coding sequence ATGAAAAAATATTATAGCTATATACTTATTTGTTTATCGGTTTTCGGGCTATTGAGCTGTGAAAATGATGATAACTTAGACCCTATTGGGAATTGGGAATTGTCTCAACCCGAATTAATTTCACCTGAAGAAGGAGAAGAACTATTGCTTCAGGAAGATCGGGCTAATGAAAAATTTTATTTTGAATGGCAAGAAGCGGTTTCTACTGCAGGATTTCAGGTTCGTTATGAACTTCAGATCGATACCTTAGGTAGCGAAGATCATGATTCACCAATTATCAGTGTGAAATCTGATAATAACGGAAAAGCAACTTCAGCAAGCATTCAGGCTTCAGATTTAGATTTAGCGTTATCCTACGCTGGTTATCCAGCTAATGAATCTTCAGAATTAGAATGGACGGTGGTAGCGATTTGTCAAGATACCAAAACTTATGCTACGAGAACCTTAAGTGTTACTCGATTTGAAAATGAATATGTTCCTAATCAATTGTTTATAGCTGGGAGTGCTACAGAAGTAGGGAATGATATTTCAGCAGCGATTCCTATGCGTAATTTACAAAATGCCTCAGGAGCGGCCACTTCTATTTTTGAAGCTTATACTTCTTTAGAAGCAGGGCAAACTTTTAGTATATATAGTCGCCAAGAATTGCCAGCACATATCTATGGAGGTGAAGAAGGAGTTATCGAGAAGAACGGAAACCCTATTGCAGTAGAAGAAAGCGGAGAATACAGAATTACCGTAAACTTAAACGATAATACCTATACGCTTTGGAAAATAGAGCATTGGAGTATTGTAGGAAGCGTTATTCCAAATGCTTGGGATGGTGACGAACCTTTGGAATATATGGGTAATGGTGTTTGGGAAACAACGATGTTTTTAACAGTACCAAATGGAGAAACAACCGGAGCTTTTGTTTTCAGGGCTAACCAAGATTGGGGGTATTTATTGAAGCGAATTCAGGGAACTTCCAATGAACTTTATATGGAGTCTCAAGCCGGTGAGGCAGGAATAAACATCGAAGATATTCCATTGAATAATTCTGGAGAATTTACCGTTACCTTAGATTTATCTGGCGATACCTACACTTATAATTTAGAGAGTAATTTAAGTGCTCCTTCAGAAACCCCTTCAAGTTTGTTTTTATTAGAAAACGGAACTTCGATTGCTCAATTCTCTTTAGAGGGTGATACGTTCACTTCAGCATACCTTCCATTACAAGCCGGAGTAAGTTATTCATTAAATAGTGCGGAAGATGGTACGGGTACTTCTTACTTCACCTCGAATATCATTGGCGCTACCGATAGCCCTGATGGTGATAGTGTTGCTGCCGGAATGTCCTTTGTAGAAGGAGCGGGTGAGTTTAGCGTAGATCATGATCAGGCGTATAAACTAACTTTTAATTTTGCAACAGGAAGTGGAAGTTGGCAATATTACAACCTTAAACTTTTCCATTGGGATCCAAGTAATTGGGATGGTCGTAATGAATTTGCAATGACTTATGTGCATCCTATGCAATTCACGACTACCCAAAATTTAGAAGCAGGATACAACCTAAAATTTAATTCGCCTTGGGACGTACAGTTTGGTACTCCTGAAGGTGGTGATAATTCGTTGATGAGTGGAGCGTTAGTAAATGGTGGTGGCGATTTAAACCCCATCACCCAATCAGGAAGCTATCAAGCTAATATCACTGTAGATACAACATACTCCAATGCAACTTTCGAAATTATAGCCGAATAA